The sequence GCCTTGCCGAGATGCTCGACGGACTGCCGCCCAGCCAGGCCGCCGGCGCCGTCGAACGGCTCATCGCCGCCTACCGCGGCGACACCCCGACCCACGCGCCGATCCTCCGCGACCGTGCCGACGTCGCCGCCTACGCCGCCTACCGGATGCCGGCCACCTTCGAGGCCGTGCGCTCGGCGCTCGGGGCGTTCGCCGATGCCGTGCCCGGCTGGGTTCCCGGCAGCCATGTGGACGTCGGCGGCGGCACCGGCGCCGCGACCTGGGCGGTCACCGACACCTGGGCCGGCACCCGCCCGGTCACCGTCCTCGACTGGGCCGAGCCCGCGCTCGCCCTCGGCCGGGAACTGGCCGCCGCCAACCCGGCCCTGACCGGCGCCCGCTGGCAGCGCGCCCGCATCGGCTCCGCGCTCGACCTGGCGCCCGCCGACCTGCTCACGGTGTCGTACGTCCTCAACGAGCTGGCCGAGTCCGACCGCACCGCCCTCGTCGACGCCGCCGCGGCCGCCGCCCGGACCGTGCTGATCGTGGAGGCCGGCACGCCCGCCGGGTACGCCCGGGTCATCGAGGCCCGCGACCGGCTGATCCGTGCCGGGTTCCGCGTCGCCGCGCCCTGCCCGCACAGCGCCGCCTGCCCGATCGCCCCCGGCACCGACTGGTGCCACTTCTCCGCCCGCGTCCCCCGCTCCTCCCTGCACCGCAGGGTCAAGGGCGGCTCCCTGGCCTGGGAGGACGAGAAGTTCTCCTACGTCGCCGCCACCCGCCTGCCCGCCGAGCCCGCCCCCGCCCGCGTCGTACGCCGCCCCCAGATCCGCAAGGGCCAGGTGCTGCTGGACCTGTGCGAGGCGGACGAACAGCTGCGCCGCACGACGGTCACCAAACGCCACGGCGACCTGTACAAGGCGGCCCGCGACACGGACTGGGGCGCCGCCTGGCCCCCGGACGCGTCGATGTGAGGTACGTCTCGTCCGATTCCCCCCGTATCCGCCTGCCGCCCCCCGAAGCGCACGAAGGTGGGACCATGAGGCATGCTGTCCGCACACCAGCGAGGCGAGGGGATTGATGAGCGGCACGTTCGACGGCCGGAGCGGCCGGCAGGGCAAACTCTCCCAGTGGCTGCGTGGCCGCCGCCCCAAGGAGGACGTCGCCGGCGACGGCGGCCGTGAGGCCCTGCTGCTCGCCGCCGCCGAAGCGGGTCTCCCGCTCGCGCCCGCCGCGCATCCGGCGCCCGGTTACCGATGTTCCTGCGACCGCGTGGGCTGCCCCACCCCGGCCCGGCACCCCGTGTCGTTCGCCTGGCAGACGCAGTCCACGATCGACCGCCCGCAGATCGAGCGCTGGGCCCGGCACCAGCCGCAGGCCAACTTCATCACCGCGACCGGCATGGTCCACGACGTCCTGGACGTGCCCGCGCAGGCCGGCCGGGAGGCGCTGGAACGGCTGCTCGCCCAGGGCGTCGAGGTGGGGCCGGTCGCCGAGAGCGACGACGGCCGGATGCTGTTCTTCACCCTCACCCGGGGCACCCCCGAGGACGAGGACGAGTGGTGGCCCTGCGAGCTGGACTGCCACCCCGAGACGATGGCCGAGCACCCCGGCCTGCGCTGGCACTGCCGGGGCTCCTACGTCCTCGTGCCCCCGGCCCGCCTGCCCGGCGACGACGACCAGCAGGTCCGCTGGCTGCGCGGCCCGGAGCATCCGCTGCCCGAGCCCCTGACCCTGCTGGAGTCCCTCACCGACGCCTGCGCCCGGCACGTCGCCGGGGAGGCCACCGCCGACCTGGACCGGCCCTGGCCGCTGCGCCGCTGAAGCCCTGGCGCTACTCGCCCTTCGCCCCCGTCACACCGTTCACCTTCGCCACGATCGACACCGCCCCCTTGCCCGCCGGGTCCAGCGCGGCCTGGCCGGCCACCGACTCCAGCGTGAGGGACTGGTGGATCTCGCCCTTCGTGAGGGCCAGCACGGCCTTGCCGGGCGTCGGCACCGAGGAGTTCGCGGCGGCGGTCTCCTTCTCGTAGTGGTGCGTGGTGAAGAAGACCAGCGCACCGCCGTCCGTCGTGCGCAGCGCCAGGGGGGCGTAGTCGCCGCGGGTCAGCGGCTGGTCGATGTACTGGCGCACCAGGCCGGGCTTGCGGGCCTGACTCTCCCGATAGGCGCGCAGCTGGCTGGTGTTGGGCCCGGCGGCGAACGTCCTGCCGCCCTTTTTCAGGTAGTCGACGTACGAGCGGCTCAAGTCCCCGGGCGTCACGGCCAGTTCGTCCGAGGACGCCGGCACCGCCTCGGCCCAGCCGTCCTTGTCCTTCTTGAACTCCGGTACGGCGCCCGGGGCCGCCAGCGTCAGATACGCCACCCGCCACCGCTCACCCAGATCCGCCCGGGTGAACACCAGCAACCAGCGGTGGTCGCCGCCTTTGTTGCCCCGCGCGTCCGCGAGGAACCAGCGGGGCCAGCCCGCCTTCTTCGGGATCGTGATCTTCACGTCCGACAGCTTCAGCGGTACGTGACCCGCGTTGCCGGACGGGCTGTCGGCGTGCCCCGCCTTCAGCCGGGCGGCGTCGATGTCGGCGAGCGGCCCGGTGACATAGGGCGCGTCGAGCGAACTGTCGTACGCCTTGTCGGCCTTGTTGTACGCGTCGGTGAACGCGGCCACCGCCTTCGCGGCCTCCGCCCGGGTGGCGCCGGGCAGCACCTCGCGCTCCCCGTGCACCACCACGCAGCCGCTCACCGTCAGCGACAAGGCGGTCAGTGCGGCCGCTGTCAGTGCGTTCCGGTCACGCCGGCGAAGCCGTCGAGGACTGCGTTCCCTGGTCATCGGGTTCCTTCACCTTCCCCTTCCCGGAGGCGAACCCTACCGGGGCGAGGAACACCGTGAGCACCGGGACCACGTACAGGGCCCAGACCGTGACCTGGACGACCGTCGGGTCCGGCTGGAAGTTGAACACGCCCTTCAGGAGCGTGCCGTACCAGCTGTCCGGCTCGACGGTGTCGCTGATGTCGAAGGCCAGGTGGGTGAGGCCGGGGATCCAGCCGGCCTCCTGGAGGTCGTGGAAGCCGTACGCCAGCACGCCCGCCGCGACCACGACCAGCATGCCGCCGGTCCAGGTGAAGAACTTCGCCAGGTTGATGCGCAGCGCGCCCCGGTAGAACAGCCAGCCCAGCACCACCGCCGTGGCGAGGCCGAGGGCGACGCCGATCAGCGGGCGCGGGGTGCCGTCCCCGGCCGCGTGCACCGAGGCCCACACGAACAGGGCGGTCTCCAAGCCCTCCCGGCCGACCGCGAGGAACGCCGTGGCGACCAGCGCGCCGGTGCCCATCGCGAGCGCCGCGTCCAGCTTGCCGTGCAGCTCGGACCTCAGGTGCCGGGCGGTGCGCCGCATCCAGAACACCATCCAGGTCACCAGGCCCACCGCGAGGACCGACAGCGAGCCGCCGAGCGCCTCCTGCGCCTGGAACGTCATCTCCTGGGAGCCGAATTCGAGCGCGCAGCCGAAGCCGAGGGCCAGCGCGATCGCGACGGCGATGCCGGTCCAGATGGGCCGCAGGGCGTCCCGGCGGCCGGTCTTGACCAGGTACGCGATCAGGATGCAGACGACGAGCGACGCCTCAAGCCCCTCCCGCAGACCGATCAGGTAGTTGGAGAACACGGGCTACGCCTCCTTCGAGAACAGTGGGCGGCCCCACCAGTCGGCGGCGTCCCGGACGCCCGGCGGGACCGCGAAGACCGCGGAACCCACGTGCTGGATGTACTCGCCCAGCGCGTCGTGCGCGGACAGCTTGCGCTGGAGCGGGATGAAGCCGTGGCGCACATCGCGCTGGTAGGCCAGGAAGAACAGGCCCGCGTCCAGCCGGCCGAGGCCGTCGGTGCCGTCGGTGAAGGAGTAGCCGCGGCGCAGGATGGTGATCCCGGAGTTGGCGTCCGGGTGCGCGAGCCGTACGTGCGCGGTGGGCTTCATCGCCTTCAGGAACGGCGCGTCGTGCTCGCCCGCCCGGCCGGCCGGCGCGCCCTCGCGCTTGTCCCGCCCGAACACGTCCTCCTGCTCCTGGAGCGAGGTACGGTCCCAGGTCTCGATGTTCATCCGGATGCGCCGGGCGACCAGGTACGAGCCGCCGGTCATCCAGTCCGGGCCATCCCCGGCGCCGACCCACACGTGCTTCGCCAGCCGGTCGGTCTCGGTGCCCGCGATGTTGCGGGTGCCGTCCTTGAAGCCGAAGAGGTTGCGCGGGGTCTGCGCGTCCGGGGTGGTCGAGGAGGTCTTGCCGAAGCCGAGCTGGGACCAGCGCACGGCGACCTTGCCGAAGCCGATGCGGGCGAGGTTGCGGATGGCGTGCACGGCGACCTGGGGGTCGTCCGCGCAGGCCTGGACGCACAGATCGCCGCCGGTGCGGGTCTTCTCCAGGTTGTCCCCGGGGAACTCGGGCAGGTCGACGAGGGCTTCGGGCCGCTTGCCGCGCAGCCCGAACCGGTCGAACAGGGAGGGGCCGAAGCCGATGGTCAGGGTCAGCCGGCACGGGGTGAGGCCCAGCGCCTCGCCGGTGTCGTCCGGCGGGGCCTCGGGGAGCCCGCCGTAGGCGCCCTCGCCGACCGGCCTGCCCGCGGTCATCCGCCGGGCCGCCGCCGTCCAGTCCTTCAGCAGCTGGACGAACTCCTCGCGGTCGTCCGTCTTCACGTCGAACGCGGCGAAGTGCAGCCGGTCCTGCACGGGCGTCGCGATGCCCGCCTGGTGGGCGCCGTGGAACTCCACCGCGCCCCCGGCCCCGGCCGCGTCCGCCGTGCCGGACCCCGCGTTCGTCAGCGCCACCGCGCCCCCGGCCGCCACGGCACCGAGCGCGATCCCGGCCCCGCCCCAGCCGATCAGCGCCCGGCGCGAGGGCCGGGTCTCCCGCTGATCCTCAGTCATCGGCCCGGACCCTTACTTGACGACCGCGGCGGCGAGCTTCGACAGCGGCTCGGCGAGCGCGTTCACCGCGTCCGACAGCTCCTTGCGCTGGGTCCCGGTGACCTTGTCGTAGGAGACGAAGTCGTACGACGACGTGTCCGAGCGGTAGCCGTCCAGCACCTTGTCCAGCGCGGCGAACTGCTTGTCCAGCTCCTTGGTGAGCGCCGGGTCGTGCGTGACGGCGACCGGCTTCAGCAGCTCGTACGACTTCTGCGCGCCCTCGACATTGCCCTTGAAGTCGGCGAGGTCGGTGTGCGAGTAGCGGTCCTCCTCGCCGGTGACCTTGCCGGTGGCGACCTCGTCCAGCAGCTCCTTGGCGCCGTTGGCCATGGACGTCGGGGTGATCTCGGCCTTGCCGACCCGCCGCTGCCAGTCCTTGAGGTCGCTCACCAGCTGGTCGGCGAGGGTCTTCTCCTCGGCACCGATCTTCTTGTCGGCCCACAGGGCCTTTTCGAGGCGGTGCCAGCCGGTCCACTTCTGGCCCTTCTCCAGGCCGTCGGCGCGGGTGTCGGTCTTCGGGTCGATGTCACCGAAGGACTCCGCGACCGGCTCGGTGCGCTCCCAGCCCAGGCGCGAGGGCGCGTACGCCTTCTTGGCCGCGTCGAGGTCGCCCGCCTTGATCGCGTCGGCGAACTTTTGCGCGAGCGGCACGGTGGCGTCGGCCTGGTCCTGCGCGTACTGCCGGTACTCGGCGACCGCCTTGTCCAGCTTCGGGTCCCGCTTCGCCGACGCCGAGCCACCGGTGACGGTGAGCTTCTGGCGGACGCCGTGGCCCTTCATGCCGGGGCGGCACGCTATCTCGTACGACCCCGCCTTCACCTCGGCGGTCAGCGTGTACTTGGTGCCCGGTCCGATGTTCTCCTTCTCGGAGACGATCCGGTCGTCCGGGAACAGGATCTCCACCTCGGTGGCCCTGGAGCCCTTGTTCGCTATCTCCAGGGTCACCTGGCCGGCCGGGACCGAGGTGGCGGAGGTGTCGCACGCCGAGTCCGCGGCGGTGACCCGGATGGCGTCGCCGTCCTTGCCCTCGCTCTTGGCGGTGCAGGCCGAAAGGGCGGTCAACGCGGCCGCGGTGACGGCGGCGATGACGGTCGGACGGACGGCACGCATGCGGACTCCCTGACGATCCAGTGTGGTGAGGCTGCCCTAACTTACCTGAGCCTTACCCCTCTCATACCCGTCGGGCGCGTGATCCGGCTCTCACGGCATACGCCTCGGGCCGACGACGACACCGGTGCCGCGGGGATGGGCGAACACCTCCACCGGGTGCTCGTACACCTCGGACAGCAGCGGCTCCGTGAACACCTCGGCCGGTGGCCCGTCGGCCGCGACCCGGCCGCCGCGCAGGACGACCACCCGGTGCGCGTAGGCCGCCGCGAGCGCCAGGTCGTGCAGCACGACCACCACCGCGTCGCCGGCCAGCGCCCGCTCCCGGCACAGCCGCAGCACCGCCTCCTGGTGCCGCAGGTCGAGCGCGGCGGTCGGCTCGTCGAGCAGCAGCAGCGGGGCGCGCTGGGCCAGCACCCGGGCCAGTGCGACCCGGGCCCGTTCGCCGCCGCTGAGCGCGCCGAACAGCCGCCCGGCGAAGTCGCTCACCTCGGTCGCCGCCATCGCCTCCGCCACGGCGAGGTCGTCCTCGGCGGGCGCGGCCGCGTGCGGCGCCCGGCCCATCCGGACGACCTCCGCCACGGTGAACGGGAAGGCCAGCGCCGCCGACTGCGGCAACACCGCCCGGCGCAGCGCGAGTTCGGCCGCCGTCCAGGCGTCGACGGGGCGGCCGTGCAGTCGTACGACACCCCCGGCGGCCGGGACGTCCCCCGCGAGCGCGCCCAACAGGGTCGATTTCCCGGCCCCGTTGGGTCCGACGAGCGCGAGCACCTCACCGGCCCGGGCGCTCACCCCGACCCCGTCGAGCACCGGCCGGGCGCCCAGTCGTACCCGAAGGCCCTCGGCCTCGGCGAGCACGTCACCGGGGGCGGCGGGAGCGGGCGGGGCGGGGCGGCGGCGCAGCCGCATCCGGCCCGGGGCGAACAGCGCGCTCATGCCCAACCCCCCTGCCGGCGCCGGGTCCTGCGCAGCAGCAGGAAGAAGAACGGGCTGCCGATCAGGGCGGTCAGCACCCCGAGGGGCAGCTCGGCCGGGGCGGCGGCGGTGCGCGCGACCAGATCGGCGGCGAGCAGCACCAGCGCGCCGAGCAGGGCGCTGCCCGGCACCAGGAAGCGATGGCCGGGACCCGCCATCATCCGCAGCAGATGCGGGACGACCAGCCCGACGAAGCCGATGATGCCCGCGACACTGACCGCCGCCGCCGTCAGCAGCGCGATCACCAGGACGAGCACGAGGCGCAGCCGCTCCACGTCCACCCCCAGGTGCCGGGCCGGGCGTTCGCCCAGCGCCAGCAGGTCGAGGCGGCGCGTGTACAGCGGTGCGAGGCCGAGCCCGAGCAGCGCGCAGGGCAGCACCGCGAGCACCTTCGGCCAGGTCGCCTGGGACAGCGAGCCGAGCTGCCAGAAGGTGATCTGGTTCACGGCGGCGGTGTCCGCGAAGAAGAGGAACAGTCCGATCAGCGCGCCCCCGAAGGCGTTCACCGCGATCCCGGTGAGGATCAGCGTCACCACCTCGGTACGGCCGCCGGAGCGGGACATGGCGTAGACGAGCAGCACCGTGCCGAGACCGGAGACGAACGCGAGGACCGGCACGGTCCACATGCCCAGGAAGTCGAGGCCGAACGCGATCGCGGCGACCGCGCCCACCGCCGCGCCCGAGGAGACGCCGATGACGCCCGGCTCGGCGAGCGGATTGCCGAACACGCCCTGCATCAGCGCCCCCGCGCAGCCCAGCGAGGCGCCGACCAGCAGCGCCAGCGCGATCCTCGGGAACCGCACGTTCCACAGCACCGACTCGGCCACCCGGTCCAGTTCCGTCCCGCCGAGGTGGGCCCGGTGCAGCACCGAGCCGAGCACGTCGGCGACCGGGATCGGATAGGCGCCGAGGCCCGCGGCCAGGGGCACCAGGACCAGCAGGGCGAGGACCAGGGCGGCGGTCAGCAGCCAGGCGGCGGGGCGCCGGGCGGGGGCCGGGGCGGGCGCCGTCCGCTCGGCCGGTTTGTCGAGCACGGTCACTTGTCCCCGCCTCCGTAGAGCTGGTGGACCACGGAGGCCAGCACCTGGTCGGTGCGCGGCCCGTAGTTCAGCAGCACCCCGTCCTCGACGGAGACGATCCTGCGGTGCATCCCGGCCGGTGTCTCGGCGACCCCCGGGATCTTCACCAGCCCGTCGACACCGCCCACGGACTGAAGTCCCTTGGTCATCACCAGGATCGCGTCCGGCGCGGCCTGGGCGAGTGCCTCGGCGGTGATGGCGGTGAAGTCCTTGGTGAGCCCGGACGCGGCCCCGGCGTCCACCGCCCCGGCGGCTTCGAGCAGCGAGGTCGCGCCGGAGCCCTTGCCGCCGATGAGATACACGGAGGCCGAGCCACGCAGATAGAGGAACGCGACCCGGGGCCTGTCCTTGTGCGCCGGAATCTCCTTGCGCACGGCGGCGATCCGGGCCTCCGAGCGCTGGGCCAGCTCCTTGCCCGCGGCCGGGACGCCCAGGGCGCGGGCGACGGTCTCGATGCGCGGACTCACATCGGCCAGGCCCTCGGCCGGGGCGACCACGAGCACCGGGACACCGGCCGCGCGGATCTGGTCGACCGCCTCCGCGGGCCCGGACGTCGTCTCGGCGATGACCAGATCGGGCTTCAGGGACAGCACGCTCTCGGCGGAGACGTCGTGGTTGCGGGTGACCACCGGGAGCTTCGCGGCCTGCTGGAAGGTGGCGGTGATGTCCCGCGCCACGACCCGCTCGCCCAGCCCGAGGGTGAACACGATCTCGCTGAGGCTGCCGGACAGCGGCACGATCCGGCGCGCCTCGCGCACGGTCACCTTCCGCCCGTCGGCCGAGGCGACGGTGACCGGCAGGTGGGGTGCGGGGGTGTCCTTCAGCGGCTCCACCCGGTCGGCCGCGGCGGTCGCCGGGGCCTGCGCGGCGGCCTTCGGGGAGCCTCCGCATCCGGTGGCGCCCGCGAGGAGCACGGCCAAGGACACCAGTGCCCCCGCCAGTTGTGTACGGAACCGTCTCACGGCCTCGTCCCGTTCCCTTCGGTCGGCTTCTTGATCCCCCCAGGGGAGTTTAGGTTAGCCTTACCTTAGTTCGCTACCGGCCGTCGTTTCCGGAGGATTCCCATGCCCGCGCGCCTTCGTGCCCTGGTCACCGTGGTGTGCACGGCCGTCCTGGGGGCCCTGCTGCTCCCGGCCGGTACCGCGCACGCCACGAGCCGTACCGTGCAAGGAGGACGGCTCGACTGGGGGGTGAAATCCTCCTTCCAGAGCTATGTCACCGGGCCCATCGCCAACGGCGGTTACTCCCTCACCGGGGGCGCCGGCACCGTGGGCAGCAGCCAGTTCCGCTTCCCCTCGGCGACCGGCTCCTACGACGGCGACACCGGCAGACTCGGCGCCTCCTTCGCCGGCGGGGTCCGCTTCGTCGGCCACCGGGCGAGCGGCGGCGGCTACCAGCTCGACCTCACCCTCAGCCACCCCACCGTCCGGATCTCCGGTACCACCGGCACCCTGTATCTGGACGTCACCGGCAAGGCGAAGGGCACCGGGGCGGTCACGGCGTCCACACAGGTGCCCTTCGCCTCCCTCTCGCTGCGCGGCATCGACATGCGCGGCGCGGGCGGCGAGGTCGTCCTGAACAACGTGCCCGCCACGCTCACCGCCCAGGGCGCCACGTCCTTCGCCGGGTACTACACGGCCGGGACCGCGCTGGACCCGGTGAGCCTCGCGGTCGACGTCGAGCCCGCCGGCGCGCCCTCGCCCAGCCCGTCCAGGAGCACCGGGCACAAGAAGCCCCCCGCGCCCGGCGCCCTCGTGGACGGCGCCGTCGACTGGGGCGTGCGCCGCACCTTCCGCGAGTACGTCACCGGCGACATCGCCCAGGGCGCGTGGAAGCTCAGCGACGGCGCTCGCGACGGCGGTGCCCTCTTCCGGTTCACGTCAGGTCAGGGCACGTACGCCAAGGGCGAGTTGACCGCCCGATTCCGGGGCGCGATCCGCTTCACCGGCGAGCACGGGCTCGACCTGCGGTTCGGCGCGGTCCGGGTCGCCGTCCACGACGGCAAGGGCACCCTCTACGCCGATGTCACCACGGCGGACGCCACCAGCAGGAAGGTCCCGCTCGTGACCTTCACCGCCAAGGACCTCACCCCGGTGAAGGGCCTCGCCGAGCTGACGGAGGCTCCGGCGAAGCTCACCGCCGAGGGCGCCGAGGCGTTCGGCGGGATGTACCAGCCGGGCACCGCGATGGACCCCGTGTCCCTCGCCGTCACCCTCACCGACGACGCCGAGCTGCCCGCCCTGCCCGACCCGGGCCATGTCACCGCCACCCCGTCGGCGCCCGAACCGGCGCGGACACCGGCCGCCTCGAAGACCGGCACCGCCGCCGCCGACGACGGCACCCCCGTCCTGCCCCTCACCCTCGCCGCCGCGGCCGGTGCGCTGCTGCTCGCCGCGGCCGGTGTCTACGCCCTGCGCAGGCACCGCGCCCGCCGCGCCGCCGACGACAACTGACCCCCGCCCACCCCCATTCCAAGGAGACGGAAACCACCCATGTCCGCCATCACCCCCAGACGACTCGCCCTCGCCGCCGCCGTCGCGGTCACCCTCGGCTGCGGCACCCTCACCGCGACCGCCGCCTCGGCCGCCGACGTCCCCCTCACCGGCTACCAGCTGACCTGGGGCATCAAGCAGTCGTACCGCTCCTACGTCACCGGCTTCGCCCAGGGCACCTTCACCGCCACCGACGGCGCCTCCCAGGCCGCGGACAACGGCGCCTTCACCTTCACGGACGGCAAGGGGACCTACGACAGCGCCAAGCACACCGTGCACCTGGCCTTCCGGGGCACCCTCACCATCAAGTCCACGCTGCACGGGTTCACCCGGGAGATCTCCGACGTCCAGTACGACAGCGCCACCGGCGCCCTCACCGCCGACCTGGTCTCCGACGGCGGCGCCAAGCAGCAGGACGTGCCGCTGGCCAAGGTCGCCGCGCCGACCGGCCCGGACATGACCGGCCTGGCCACGACGCTCACCACCGAGGCGGGCGCCTTCCTCGGCAGCTCCTCCTACGCGGGCGCGGCCGGCGACCCGCTGACGGTGGCCGCGCCGAAGCAGTCCCCGGAGCCGGAACCGACGAAGACCACCACCCCGGCCCCCACGCCCACGAGGACGGCGACCC is a genomic window of Streptomyces sp. WP-1 containing:
- a CDS encoding small ribosomal subunit Rsm22 family protein, translating into MTAPVPPADVLRRSLAEMLDGLPPSQAAGAVERLIAAYRGDTPTHAPILRDRADVAAYAAYRMPATFEAVRSALGAFADAVPGWVPGSHVDVGGGTGAATWAVTDTWAGTRPVTVLDWAEPALALGRELAAANPALTGARWQRARIGSALDLAPADLLTVSYVLNELAESDRTALVDAAAAAARTVLIVEAGTPAGYARVIEARDRLIRAGFRVAAPCPHSAACPIAPGTDWCHFSARVPRSSLHRRVKGGSLAWEDEKFSYVAATRLPAEPAPARVVRRPQIRKGQVLLDLCEADEQLRRTTVTKRHGDLYKAARDTDWGAAWPPDASM
- a CDS encoding bifunctional DNA primase/polymerase, producing MSGTFDGRSGRQGKLSQWLRGRRPKEDVAGDGGREALLLAAAEAGLPLAPAAHPAPGYRCSCDRVGCPTPARHPVSFAWQTQSTIDRPQIERWARHQPQANFITATGMVHDVLDVPAQAGREALERLLAQGVEVGPVAESDDGRMLFFTLTRGTPEDEDEWWPCELDCHPETMAEHPGLRWHCRGSYVLVPPARLPGDDDQQVRWLRGPEHPLPEPLTLLESLTDACARHVAGEATADLDRPWPLRR
- the efeU gene encoding iron uptake transporter permease EfeU, with translation MFSNYLIGLREGLEASLVVCILIAYLVKTGRRDALRPIWTGIAVAIALALGFGCALEFGSQEMTFQAQEALGGSLSVLAVGLVTWMVFWMRRTARHLRSELHGKLDAALAMGTGALVATAFLAVGREGLETALFVWASVHAAGDGTPRPLIGVALGLATAVVLGWLFYRGALRINLAKFFTWTGGMLVVVAAGVLAYGFHDLQEAGWIPGLTHLAFDISDTVEPDSWYGTLLKGVFNFQPDPTVVQVTVWALYVVPVLTVFLAPVGFASGKGKVKEPDDQGTQSSTASPA
- the efeB gene encoding iron uptake transporter deferrochelatase/peroxidase subunit; the protein is MTEDQRETRPSRRALIGWGGAGIALGAVAAGGAVALTNAGSGTADAAGAGGAVEFHGAHQAGIATPVQDRLHFAAFDVKTDDREEFVQLLKDWTAAARRMTAGRPVGEGAYGGLPEAPPDDTGEALGLTPCRLTLTIGFGPSLFDRFGLRGKRPEALVDLPEFPGDNLEKTRTGGDLCVQACADDPQVAVHAIRNLARIGFGKVAVRWSQLGFGKTSSTTPDAQTPRNLFGFKDGTRNIAGTETDRLAKHVWVGAGDGPDWMTGGSYLVARRIRMNIETWDRTSLQEQEDVFGRDKREGAPAGRAGEHDAPFLKAMKPTAHVRLAHPDANSGITILRRGYSFTDGTDGLGRLDAGLFFLAYQRDVRHGFIPLQRKLSAHDALGEYIQHVGSAVFAVPPGVRDAADWWGRPLFSKEA
- the efeO gene encoding iron uptake system protein EfeO; translated protein: MRAVRPTVIAAVTAAALTALSACTAKSEGKDGDAIRVTAADSACDTSATSVPAGQVTLEIANKGSRATEVEILFPDDRIVSEKENIGPGTKYTLTAEVKAGSYEIACRPGMKGHGVRQKLTVTGGSASAKRDPKLDKAVAEYRQYAQDQADATVPLAQKFADAIKAGDLDAAKKAYAPSRLGWERTEPVAESFGDIDPKTDTRADGLEKGQKWTGWHRLEKALWADKKIGAEEKTLADQLVSDLKDWQRRVGKAEITPTSMANGAKELLDEVATGKVTGEEDRYSHTDLADFKGNVEGAQKSYELLKPVAVTHDPALTKELDKQFAALDKVLDGYRSDTSSYDFVSYDKVTGTQRKELSDAVNALAEPLSKLAAAVVK
- a CDS encoding heme ABC transporter ATP-binding protein, producing MSALFAPGRMRLRRRPAPPAPAAPGDVLAEAEGLRVRLGARPVLDGVGVSARAGEVLALVGPNGAGKSTLLGALAGDVPAAGGVVRLHGRPVDAWTAAELALRRAVLPQSAALAFPFTVAEVVRMGRAPHAAAPAEDDLAVAEAMAATEVSDFAGRLFGALSGGERARVALARVLAQRAPLLLLDEPTAALDLRHQEAVLRLCRERALAGDAVVVVLHDLALAAAYAHRVVVLRGGRVAADGPPAEVFTEPLLSEVYEHPVEVFAHPRGTGVVVGPRRMP
- a CDS encoding iron ABC transporter permease, which codes for MTVLDKPAERTAPAPAPARRPAAWLLTAALVLALLVLVPLAAGLGAYPIPVADVLGSVLHRAHLGGTELDRVAESVLWNVRFPRIALALLVGASLGCAGALMQGVFGNPLAEPGVIGVSSGAAVGAVAAIAFGLDFLGMWTVPVLAFVSGLGTVLLVYAMSRSGGRTEVVTLILTGIAVNAFGGALIGLFLFFADTAAVNQITFWQLGSLSQATWPKVLAVLPCALLGLGLAPLYTRRLDLLALGERPARHLGVDVERLRLVLVLVIALLTAAAVSVAGIIGFVGLVVPHLLRMMAGPGHRFLVPGSALLGALVLLAADLVARTAAAPAELPLGVLTALIGSPFFFLLLRRTRRRQGGWA
- a CDS encoding hemin ABC transporter substrate-binding protein, with product MRRFRTQLAGALVSLAVLLAGATGCGGSPKAAAQAPATAAADRVEPLKDTPAPHLPVTVASADGRKVTVREARRIVPLSGSLSEIVFTLGLGERVVARDITATFQQAAKLPVVTRNHDVSAESVLSLKPDLVIAETTSGPAEAVDQIRAAGVPVLVVAPAEGLADVSPRIETVARALGVPAAGKELAQRSEARIAAVRKEIPAHKDRPRVAFLYLRGSASVYLIGGKGSGATSLLEAAGAVDAGAASGLTKDFTAITAEALAQAAPDAILVMTKGLQSVGGVDGLVKIPGVAETPAGMHRRIVSVEDGVLLNYGPRTDQVLASVVHQLYGGGDK
- a CDS encoding HtaA domain-containing protein, which translates into the protein MPARLRALVTVVCTAVLGALLLPAGTAHATSRTVQGGRLDWGVKSSFQSYVTGPIANGGYSLTGGAGTVGSSQFRFPSATGSYDGDTGRLGASFAGGVRFVGHRASGGGYQLDLTLSHPTVRISGTTGTLYLDVTGKAKGTGAVTASTQVPFASLSLRGIDMRGAGGEVVLNNVPATLTAQGATSFAGYYTAGTALDPVSLAVDVEPAGAPSPSPSRSTGHKKPPAPGALVDGAVDWGVRRTFREYVTGDIAQGAWKLSDGARDGGALFRFTSGQGTYAKGELTARFRGAIRFTGEHGLDLRFGAVRVAVHDGKGTLYADVTTADATSRKVPLVTFTAKDLTPVKGLAELTEAPAKLTAEGAEAFGGMYQPGTAMDPVSLAVTLTDDAELPALPDPGHVTATPSAPEPARTPAASKTGTAAADDGTPVLPLTLAAAAGALLLAAAGVYALRRHRARRAADDN